The following proteins are co-located in the Mesorhizobium australicum WSM2073 genome:
- a CDS encoding SH3 domain-containing protein, with translation MMRRTVTLRTGLHALVAVPLLMAAWPAVVPAHAEEGPFISVVTGLAPDDLLNVRAKPSAIGKTEARLAAGASVRNLGCNDIDGHPWCKIESDNPKATGWAPARYLVPVNPATVPDEAADTPAMATDAAATPDAPDLTARLGDANQPASPEAPPKSAAEIAMQDAYGLALAAAENGPAAEEPTGATAGDAGLQIPCARYVGQPMAPCAASVTHKGTDKADVTVTWPDGGSRVISFTAGLPASSDAGSDFRFTREGKLNMIRIGVSERFEITDTVVLGD, from the coding sequence ATGATGAGGCGCACAGTTACGCTCCGAACAGGTTTGCATGCGCTGGTTGCGGTTCCGCTGCTGATGGCGGCGTGGCCGGCTGTTGTCCCGGCCCATGCGGAAGAAGGTCCCTTTATCTCCGTTGTCACCGGGCTCGCCCCCGACGACCTGCTCAATGTGCGCGCCAAGCCGTCGGCGATCGGCAAGACCGAGGCCCGCTTGGCGGCCGGTGCGAGCGTACGGAATCTCGGCTGCAACGACATTGACGGTCATCCCTGGTGCAAGATCGAGTCTGACAATCCCAAAGCCACCGGCTGGGCTCCCGCGCGCTACCTCGTTCCCGTCAATCCGGCGACCGTGCCCGACGAGGCCGCGGATACGCCCGCCATGGCCACCGACGCCGCCGCGACGCCCGATGCACCCGACCTGACCGCTCGGCTGGGTGATGCGAACCAACCAGCCAGCCCCGAAGCCCCGCCGAAATCCGCGGCGGAGATCGCCATGCAGGATGCCTATGGCCTGGCGCTGGCTGCGGCTGAAAACGGACCCGCGGCCGAAGAGCCAACCGGGGCCACGGCCGGCGATGCCGGCCTGCAAATTCCCTGCGCCCGCTACGTTGGACAGCCCATGGCGCCTTGCGCGGCGAGCGTGACGCACAAGGGCACGGACAAGGCCGACGTCACCGTGACCTGGCCCGATGGCGGCAGCCGCGTCATCTCCTTCACTGCCGGCCTGCCGGCAAGCTCGGACGCCGGCAGCGACTTCCGCTTCACCCGGGAAGGCAAACTCAACATGATCCGCATCGGCGTGTCGGAGCGGTTCGAGATCACGGACACGGTGGTGCTGGGGGATTAG
- the carB gene encoding carbamoyl-phosphate synthase large subunit, translating to MPRRTDIKSILIIGAGPIVIGQACEFDYSGTQACKALKEEGFRVILVNSNPATIMTDPELADATYIEPITPEVVAKIIAKERPDALLPTMGGQTALNTALSLRRMGVLERYQVEMIGADAHAIDKAEDRALFREAMKTIGLETPKSMLANATDVKNADRKTHEAERAALKAEKPDNLDAELDALETRWNLGEGDRKQRYISHGMAIAAQALDHVGLPAIIRPSFTMGGTGGGIAYNRAEFYDIVQSGLDASPTTEVLIEESVLGWKEYEMEVVRDRADNCIIVCSIENIDPMGVHTGDSITVAPALTLTDKEYQMMRNASIAVLREIGVETGGSNVQFAVNPADGRLVVIEMNPRVSRSSALASKATGFPIAKIAAKLAVGYTLDELENDITGGATPASFEPSIDYVVTKIPRFAFEKFPGAEPVLTTAMKSVGEVMAIGRTFQESLQKALRGLETGLTGLDEIEIPGLGATNSADDRNAIRAALGTPTPDRLRMVAQAIRMGTSLEDVHAMCKIDPWFLEQIAGIVAMEARIREHGIPGDAVNLRMLKAMGFSDARLASLTKTDAEVVQKTREKLDVHPVYKRIDTCAAEFASPTAYMYSTYEVPFAGALANEAQVSARKKVVILGGGPNRIGQGIEFDYCCCHAAFALRDAGYEAIMINCNPETVSTDYDTSDRLYFEPLTAEDVLEILRAEQASGELVGVIVQFGGQTPLKLADALEKAGIPILGTSPDMIDLAEDRDRFQKLLHKLNLSQPKNGIAYSVEQARLVAGELGFPLVVRPSYVLGGRAMQIIHDEGMLQSYLLDTVPGLVPEDIKQKYPNDKTGQINTLLGKNPLLFDTYLSGAIEVDVDCLCDGKATFVSGILEHIEEAGIHSGDSACSLPVHSLPSELVDELERQTAALARALNVGGLMNVQYAIKDGTVYVLEVNPRASRTVPFVAKTIGRPIAKIAARIMAGETLEDAFAHYGAMPDPRNPGHIAVKEAVFPFARFPGVDILLGPEMRSTGEVMGLDRDFALAFAKSQLGAGVDLPRSGTLFVSVRDEDKKGILPAVKRLAGLGFKVLATSGTQRFLAENGVDAQKINKVLEGRPHIEDAIRNRQVQIVFNTTDGQKAVSDSKSLRRATLMQKVPYYTTLSGAAAVAEAIAALKAGSLEVRPLQEYFA from the coding sequence ATGCCCAGACGCACCGACATCAAGTCGATCCTGATCATCGGGGCCGGCCCCATCGTCATCGGCCAGGCCTGCGAATTCGACTATTCCGGCACCCAGGCCTGCAAGGCGCTGAAGGAAGAGGGCTTTCGCGTCATCCTGGTCAATTCCAACCCGGCCACCATCATGACCGACCCGGAACTGGCCGACGCCACCTATATCGAGCCGATCACCCCCGAAGTGGTGGCCAAGATCATCGCCAAGGAGCGGCCCGACGCGCTCTTGCCGACCATGGGCGGCCAGACCGCGCTCAACACCGCTTTGTCGCTGCGCCGCATGGGCGTGCTGGAGCGCTATCAAGTAGAGATGATCGGCGCCGACGCGCATGCCATCGACAAGGCCGAGGACCGCGCGCTGTTTCGCGAGGCGATGAAGACGATCGGATTGGAAACACCGAAGTCGATGCTGGCCAACGCCACCGACGTCAAGAACGCCGACCGCAAGACGCATGAGGCCGAGCGCGCCGCGCTGAAGGCCGAGAAGCCGGACAATCTCGACGCCGAACTCGACGCGCTGGAAACCCGCTGGAACCTCGGCGAAGGCGACCGCAAGCAGCGCTACATCAGCCATGGCATGGCGATCGCGGCCCAGGCGCTCGACCATGTCGGCCTCCCGGCCATCATCCGCCCGTCCTTCACCATGGGCGGCACCGGCGGCGGCATCGCCTACAACAGGGCCGAATTCTACGACATCGTCCAGTCCGGCCTCGACGCCTCGCCGACCACCGAAGTGCTGATCGAGGAAAGCGTGCTGGGCTGGAAGGAGTATGAGATGGAGGTCGTCCGCGACAGAGCGGACAATTGCATCATCGTCTGCTCGATCGAGAACATCGACCCGATGGGCGTGCACACGGGCGACAGCATCACCGTTGCCCCGGCGCTGACCTTGACCGACAAGGAATACCAGATGATGCGCAACGCCTCGATCGCGGTGCTGCGCGAGATCGGCGTCGAGACCGGCGGCTCCAACGTGCAGTTCGCCGTCAACCCGGCCGATGGCCGTCTCGTCGTCATCGAGATGAACCCGCGCGTCTCGCGCTCGTCCGCGCTCGCCTCCAAGGCGACCGGCTTCCCGATCGCCAAGATCGCCGCCAAGCTTGCTGTCGGCTACACGCTGGACGAGCTGGAGAACGACATCACCGGCGGCGCCACGCCCGCCTCGTTCGAGCCGAGCATCGACTATGTCGTGACCAAGATCCCGCGCTTTGCGTTTGAAAAATTCCCCGGCGCCGAGCCGGTGCTGACCACGGCCATGAAGTCGGTCGGCGAAGTCATGGCCATCGGCCGCACCTTCCAGGAGTCTTTGCAGAAGGCGCTGCGCGGTCTCGAAACCGGCCTCACCGGCCTGGACGAGATCGAGATCCCCGGCCTTGGCGCAACCAACAGTGCCGATGACCGCAACGCCATCCGCGCCGCTCTGGGCACGCCGACGCCTGACCGGCTGCGCATGGTGGCGCAGGCGATCCGCATGGGCACCTCGCTGGAAGACGTGCACGCCATGTGCAAGATCGACCCCTGGTTTCTCGAACAGATCGCCGGCATCGTCGCCATGGAAGCCCGCATTCGCGAGCACGGCATTCCGGGTGACGCCGTCAATCTGCGCATGCTGAAGGCGATGGGCTTCTCCGACGCCCGCCTCGCCTCACTGACGAAGACCGACGCCGAAGTCGTTCAGAAGACTCGCGAAAAGCTCGACGTTCATCCGGTTTATAAGCGCATCGACACCTGCGCGGCCGAATTCGCCTCGCCCACCGCCTACATGTACTCGACCTACGAAGTGCCCTTCGCCGGCGCGCTCGCCAACGAGGCGCAGGTCTCGGCGCGCAAGAAGGTCGTCATCCTCGGCGGCGGCCCGAACCGCATCGGCCAGGGCATCGAGTTCGACTATTGCTGCTGCCATGCCGCGTTCGCGCTGCGCGACGCCGGCTATGAAGCGATCATGATCAACTGCAACCCCGAAACCGTGTCGACCGATTACGACACGTCGGACCGGCTCTATTTCGAGCCGCTGACGGCGGAGGACGTGCTGGAGATCCTGCGCGCCGAGCAGGCCTCGGGCGAGCTGGTCGGCGTCATCGTCCAGTTCGGCGGCCAGACGCCGCTGAAGCTGGCCGACGCGCTGGAGAAGGCCGGCATTCCGATCCTCGGCACCTCGCCCGACATGATCGATCTCGCCGAAGACCGCGACCGCTTCCAGAAGCTCCTGCATAAGCTGAACCTCAGCCAGCCGAAGAACGGCATCGCCTATTCGGTCGAGCAGGCCCGCCTCGTCGCCGGCGAGCTCGGCTTCCCGCTGGTGGTGCGCCCCTCCTATGTGCTCGGCGGCCGCGCCATGCAGATCATCCATGACGAGGGCATGCTGCAGTCCTATTTGCTCGACACCGTGCCCGGCCTGGTGCCGGAGGACATCAAGCAGAAATACCCCAACGACAAGACCGGCCAGATCAACACACTGCTGGGCAAGAACCCGCTTTTGTTCGACACCTATCTCTCAGGCGCCATCGAGGTCGATGTCGACTGCCTGTGCGACGGCAAGGCGACCTTCGTCTCCGGCATTCTCGAACACATCGAGGAAGCCGGCATCCATTCGGGCGACAGCGCCTGCTCGCTGCCGGTTCACTCGCTGCCCTCGGAACTGGTCGATGAGCTGGAACGCCAGACGGCGGCTCTTGCCCGCGCGCTCAATGTCGGCGGGTTGATGAACGTGCAATACGCGATCAAGGACGGCACGGTCTATGTGCTGGAGGTCAACCCGCGCGCGTCGCGGACCGTGCCCTTCGTCGCCAAGACCATCGGGCGTCCGATCGCGAAAATCGCCGCCCGCATCATGGCCGGTGAGACGCTGGAAGACGCCTTCGCCCATTACGGCGCCATGCCTGACCCGCGCAACCCCGGCCACATCGCGGTCAAGGAAGCCGTCTTCCCCTTCGCCCGCTTCCCCGGCGTCGACATTCTGCTCGGCCCGGAAATGCGCTCCACCGGCGAGGTCATGGGCCTCGACCGCGATTTCGCGCTCGCCTTCGCCAAGAGCCAGCTCGGCGCCGGCGTCGACCTGCCCCGCTCCGGCACGCTGTTCGTCTCGGTGCGCGACGAGGACAAGAAAGGCATATTGCCGGCGGTCAAGCGCCTCGCCGGCCTCGGCTTCAAGGTGCTGGCCACCTCGGGCACGCAACGCTTCCTCGCCGAAAACGGCGTCGACGCCCAGAAGATCAACAAAGTCCTGGAAGGCCGCCCCCACATCGAAGACGCCATCCGCAACCGCCAGGTCCAGATCGTCTTCAACACGACGGACGGCCAGAAGGCGGTGTCGGACTCCAAGTCGCTGCGGCGTGCGACGCTGATGCAGAAGGTGCCGTATTACACGACGCTGTCTGGGGCTGCTGCGGTGGCCGAGGCGATCGCGGCGCTGAAGGCGGGGAGCCTGGAGGTCAGGCCGCTGCAGGAGTATTTTGCTTGA
- a CDS encoding cupin domain-containing protein has translation MPRIDLASVPGRKGSGYPAPFDAPCADRTRRRLGDAGGLTDFGVNLTTLPPGGWSSQRHWHSHEDEFVYVLEGELVLVEDGAETLLKAGDSAAFAKNSGNGHHMINRSPVTARYLEVGSRNPDDVITCSDIDMMSPSSDGRFLHKDGTPYPGQG, from the coding sequence ATGCCCAGGATCGACCTCGCATCCGTGCCCGGGCGCAAGGGCTCGGGCTACCCCGCACCCTTCGACGCCCCTTGCGCCGACCGCACGCGCCGGCGCCTTGGCGATGCCGGCGGGCTTACCGATTTCGGCGTCAACCTGACGACATTGCCACCCGGCGGCTGGTCGAGCCAGCGTCACTGGCACAGCCACGAGGACGAGTTCGTCTATGTGCTGGAAGGCGAACTGGTGCTGGTCGAGGATGGCGCGGAGACGCTGCTCAAGGCCGGCGACAGTGCTGCCTTCGCCAAGAACAGCGGCAACGGCCATCACATGATCAACCGCTCGCCGGTTACGGCGCGCTACCTGGAAGTCGGCTCGCGCAATCCAGACGATGTCATCACCTGCTCCGACATCGACATGATGAGCCCGAGTTCGGACGGGCGCTTCCTGCACAAGGACGGCACGCCTTATCCAGGGCAGGGGTGA
- a CDS encoding YihY/virulence factor BrkB family protein, whose amino-acid sequence MRPAIKDVWDLVRESVVGFVNDNALSHGAAMAFYAATSLAPVLIIVVAIAGIAFGHDAAQLALSAQTSGLMGRESAALLQTALEGASSKSSGTLAALIGVATLLVTASAVFGEMQQALNAIWKVEAKGDSLSRLLRARAASLGLVAALGFMLLISLAASAAISALGSVISAYLPFGQFVLSAINTLISFSLISVMFAAIYKVLPDRALQWRDVGIGAVVTAALFTLGKSLIGWYIGTSAIASSYGAAGGLLVILLWVYYSSEIFLLGAELTRAYSVRRGGRSDLDGLVQNAPAPESLVPMRRRPGSSGFVPLLAVACVSATMTAFLLGPRRP is encoded by the coding sequence GTGCGCCCTGCAATTAAAGACGTATGGGACTTGGTGCGAGAAAGCGTGGTTGGCTTTGTCAACGACAATGCCCTTAGCCATGGCGCGGCGATGGCGTTTTATGCCGCCACGTCGCTGGCCCCGGTCCTGATAATCGTCGTCGCGATAGCCGGCATCGCTTTTGGTCATGACGCGGCACAGTTGGCCTTGTCTGCACAGACATCGGGGCTGATGGGCCGGGAAAGCGCGGCGCTGCTTCAGACGGCGCTCGAAGGGGCATCCAGCAAATCATCGGGGACCCTGGCGGCCCTGATCGGCGTGGCCACGCTGCTCGTCACCGCCTCAGCGGTGTTTGGCGAGATGCAGCAGGCCCTGAATGCAATATGGAAGGTTGAAGCGAAAGGGGATTCGCTGTCGCGTCTCTTGCGCGCGCGTGCGGCAAGTCTGGGCCTGGTCGCCGCCCTCGGCTTTATGTTGCTGATATCCCTGGCGGCGAGCGCGGCGATCTCGGCTCTGGGCAGCGTGATCAGCGCTTATCTGCCGTTCGGCCAATTTGTTCTGAGCGCCATCAACACCCTGATTTCCTTTTCCCTGATCTCGGTGATGTTTGCCGCGATCTACAAAGTGCTGCCGGACCGTGCCTTGCAGTGGCGGGATGTCGGGATCGGTGCCGTGGTGACCGCCGCTCTGTTCACGTTGGGAAAGTCGCTTATCGGCTGGTATATCGGCACGAGTGCGATCGCATCGTCCTATGGTGCGGCCGGAGGGCTGCTCGTCATACTGCTCTGGGTCTATTATTCATCGGAAATCTTTCTGCTCGGTGCGGAGTTGACGCGCGCCTATTCCGTTCGACGGGGGGGCAGGTCCGACCTGGACGGTTTGGTTCAAAATGCTCCGGCTCCGGAAAGCCTTGTTCCAATGCGCCGAAGGCCCGGCTCTTCGGGCTTCGTCCCCTTGTTGGCGGTGGCGTGCGTGAGCGCGACGATGACAGCCTTTCTGCTGGGGCCTCGTCGTCCGTAG
- a CDS encoding MFS transporter has product MDKRIFWLALGSFAISTEGFVISSLLPDIARDAGISVPLAGSLITAFALAYAVGTPILATLTGEWDRRRVILWTLVFFVVGNVVAALSSSFEVLLVARIIMALSSGLFAATAQGTAVALVDDHHRARAIAVVVGGTTVAVAVGAPLGALVAAIAGWRGTFYAIAGLGALSGAILWYRLPRGIIGTRLPLKRRLAAAMRPGVMPILVTTLLALVGAFTVFAYVAPLAIEGGGLSEIALPGMLLAFGVGAVIGNIAGGQAADRFGATRTVGWSLALSAAMLIMLSVIPTFLPQHIAGPALMAMMVPWGIVGWAFPPAQASRIIKLAPDAAPIVLSLNGSALYLGVAVGAVVGGGVLRYGAPADLGLVAAVFPIVGLGIVLAGRVFARAVTMPAE; this is encoded by the coding sequence ATGGACAAGAGAATTTTCTGGCTTGCGCTCGGATCGTTTGCGATCTCGACCGAAGGCTTCGTCATCTCCAGCCTCCTGCCCGATATCGCCAGGGATGCCGGCATCTCGGTGCCGCTCGCCGGCTCGCTGATCACCGCTTTCGCGCTCGCCTATGCCGTGGGCACGCCGATCCTGGCGACGCTGACCGGCGAATGGGACCGGCGCCGCGTTATCCTGTGGACGCTGGTGTTCTTCGTCGTCGGCAATGTCGTCGCCGCCTTGAGCTCATCCTTCGAAGTGCTGCTCGTCGCACGCATCATCATGGCGCTGTCGTCGGGCCTGTTCGCGGCGACCGCGCAAGGCACGGCGGTGGCGCTGGTGGACGATCATCACCGCGCCCGTGCCATCGCCGTTGTCGTCGGCGGCACCACGGTGGCCGTCGCTGTCGGTGCACCGCTTGGCGCGCTTGTCGCGGCCATCGCCGGCTGGCGTGGCACCTTCTATGCCATTGCCGGCCTTGGCGCGCTGTCCGGCGCCATCCTGTGGTACCGCCTGCCGCGCGGCATCATCGGCACCAGGCTGCCGCTGAAGCGCCGGCTGGCGGCCGCCATGCGTCCCGGCGTGATGCCGATCCTGGTGACGACATTGCTGGCGCTGGTCGGTGCCTTCACCGTCTTTGCCTATGTCGCGCCGCTTGCCATCGAGGGCGGCGGGCTGAGCGAGATCGCGCTGCCCGGCATGCTGCTCGCCTTCGGCGTCGGCGCCGTCATCGGCAACATTGCCGGCGGCCAGGCGGCCGACCGTTTCGGCGCCACGCGCACCGTCGGCTGGTCGCTGGCGTTGAGTGCCGCCATGCTGATCATGCTGTCGGTCATCCCGACCTTCCTGCCGCAGCACATTGCCGGACCGGCGCTGATGGCGATGATGGTGCCGTGGGGCATCGTCGGCTGGGCGTTCCCGCCGGCGCAGGCCAGCCGCATCATCAAGTTGGCGCCGGACGCCGCCCCGATCGTGCTGTCGCTCAATGGTTCGGCGCTCTATCTCGGCGTGGCGGTGGGCGCGGTGGTCGGTGGTGGCGTGCTGCGCTACGGCGCGCCCGCCGATCTCGGTCTGGTCGCGGCGGTGTTTCCGATCGTCGGGCTCGGCATCGTGCTGGCGGGGCGGGTGTTTGCCCGGGCCGTCACCATGCCGGCGGAATAA
- a CDS encoding carbohydrate ABC transporter permease yields MWLLKRIGFYLLVGAIVLIAVFPFYYAIVTSLKSGTELFQADLWPKVPSLGNYRNVVAEGAFLRNLLNSLVVSGAVVALSLSLGVTAAYALARIRFRGRSALLFVILSVSMFPQVAVLAGLFELVRLFGLYNSLLALIFSYMIFTLPFTVWVLTAFVRDLPVEVEEAAILDGATPWIIITRIFLPLMWPALATTGLLAFIGAWNEFLFALTFTSNDARRTVPVAIALLSGNSQFEIPWGNIMAASVIVTVPLVMLVLVFQRKIVSGLTAGGVKG; encoded by the coding sequence ATGTGGCTGCTGAAGCGCATAGGTTTTTATCTGCTGGTCGGAGCAATCGTGCTGATCGCGGTGTTCCCGTTCTATTACGCCATCGTCACCAGCCTGAAATCGGGGACCGAGCTGTTCCAGGCCGACCTGTGGCCGAAGGTGCCCAGCCTCGGCAATTACCGCAACGTGGTGGCCGAAGGCGCCTTCCTGCGCAACCTGCTGAACTCGCTGGTGGTTTCGGGTGCGGTGGTGGCGCTGTCGCTGTCCCTCGGCGTCACCGCGGCCTACGCACTGGCGCGTATCCGCTTTCGCGGACGCTCGGCATTGCTGTTCGTCATCCTGTCGGTCTCGATGTTCCCGCAGGTGGCGGTGTTGGCCGGGCTGTTCGAGCTGGTGCGGCTGTTCGGCCTCTACAATTCGCTCCTCGCGCTGATCTTCTCCTACATGATCTTCACGCTGCCGTTCACCGTCTGGGTGCTCACCGCTTTCGTGCGCGACCTGCCGGTGGAGGTCGAGGAGGCGGCGATCCTTGACGGCGCGACGCCGTGGATCATCATCACGCGCATCTTCCTGCCGCTGATGTGGCCGGCGCTGGCGACCACCGGGCTGCTGGCCTTCATCGGCGCGTGGAACGAGTTCCTGTTTGCGCTGACCTTCACCTCCAACGACGCGCGGCGGACCGTGCCGGTGGCGATCGCGCTGCTTTCGGGCAATTCGCAGTTCGAAATCCCCTGGGGCAACATCATGGCCGCCTCTGTGATCGTCACGGTGCCGCTGGTAATGCTGGTGCTGGTCTTCCAGCGCAAGATCGTCTCCGGCCTCACCGCCGGCGGGGTCAAGGGGTGA
- a CDS encoding DUF4142 domain-containing protein, with product MKMLLTMAAVALTAVAPAALAQTNGTNSNAVAPMLPDSKVDTPTFVATVPSANEFEIQSSKLAEQKSASADVKAFAGQMIKDHTKAGEDFKQALSKGQTTASIRPAGPALQPKDQQMLDQLKAATGKAFDEKYVMMQTEAHKQAVALFSTYAKSGDDPALKEFAKKTLPTLKMHEKHVKELGAAH from the coding sequence ATGAAAATGCTCCTGACCATGGCCGCCGTCGCGCTGACCGCCGTCGCGCCCGCCGCCCTTGCCCAGACGAACGGCACCAACTCGAACGCGGTCGCGCCCATGTTGCCCGACAGCAAGGTCGACACCCCGACCTTTGTCGCCACAGTGCCCAGTGCCAATGAATTCGAGATCCAGTCGAGCAAGCTGGCCGAACAGAAATCCGCCTCGGCCGACGTCAAGGCCTTCGCCGGCCAGATGATCAAGGACCACACCAAGGCCGGCGAGGACTTCAAGCAGGCGCTGAGCAAGGGGCAGACCACCGCCTCGATCAGGCCCGCCGGACCCGCGCTGCAGCCCAAGGACCAGCAGATGCTGGACCAGCTCAAAGCCGCCACCGGCAAGGCGTTCGATGAGAAATACGTCATGATGCAGACCGAGGCCCACAAGCAGGCGGTCGCCCTGTTCAGCACCTATGCGAAATCGGGCGACGACCCCGCGCTGAAGGAATTCGCCAAGAAGACGCTGCCGACGCTGAAGATGCACGAGAAGCACGTGAAAGAGCTCGGCGCGGCGCATTAG
- a CDS encoding DUF899 family protein: MITFPNESARYRTAREKLLNKEIELRRAMEAVAEARRALPPGGLVPQDYVFDGLDEAGKPARIKLSELFAAGKNTLILYNMMFPRHPRETRDVATSGGTAKLARPDQPCPSCTALLDQFDGAVGHLEAAGFNFAVVAKTALENLVTLGRDRGWRNMRLVSSANNSFKRDYNAEDADGAQIPLLSVFHRDADGIRHFSSSELGFAPTEPGQDPRAIGTCEILWNLMDFTPEGRPNFGEQLQYGEACCH; encoded by the coding sequence ATGATCACCTTTCCCAACGAATCCGCCAGATACCGCACCGCGCGCGAAAAGCTGCTGAACAAGGAAATCGAGCTGCGCCGGGCCATGGAAGCCGTGGCCGAGGCACGTCGCGCGCTGCCGCCGGGCGGGCTGGTGCCGCAGGATTATGTATTCGACGGGCTCGATGAAGCCGGCAAGCCCGCCAGGATAAAACTGTCGGAGCTGTTCGCGGCCGGCAAGAACACGCTGATCCTCTACAACATGATGTTCCCGCGCCATCCGCGGGAGACGCGCGACGTCGCGACCAGCGGCGGCACGGCAAAGCTCGCCCGGCCCGACCAGCCATGCCCGTCCTGCACCGCCCTGCTCGACCAGTTCGACGGCGCGGTCGGCCATCTCGAAGCGGCCGGCTTCAACTTCGCCGTGGTGGCCAAGACGGCGCTGGAAAACCTCGTCACGCTCGGCCGCGATCGCGGCTGGCGCAACATGCGGCTGGTGTCGTCGGCCAACAACAGCTTCAAGCGCGACTACAATGCCGAGGATGCCGACGGCGCGCAGATTCCGCTGCTGTCGGTGTTCCACCGCGACGCTGACGGCATCAGGCATTTCTCGTCGTCGGAACTCGGCTTCGCGCCGACCGAGCCCGGCCAGGACCCGCGCGCCATCGGCACCTGTGAGATCCTGTGGAACCTGATGGATTTCACGCCGGAGGGCCGGCCGAATTTCGGCGAGCAGCTGCAATATGGCGAGGCGTGCTGCCACTGA
- a CDS encoding MarR family winged helix-turn-helix transcriptional regulator, protein MSEADGFSRCNNATLRRTARRLGRFYDDALAPSGLKGTQFGLLFQISVGSEPAMGAIAEALIMDLSALGHTLKPLVRDGYVETFPDKDDRRVKRVRLTSSGQAKLDEAIKLWSVAQRQFEAMIGAEQAAKLRATLDEVAALKLELPAATPSS, encoded by the coding sequence ATGAGTGAAGCTGACGGATTTAGCCGTTGCAACAATGCCACCTTGCGGCGCACCGCACGCAGGCTCGGCCGGTTCTACGACGACGCGCTGGCGCCTTCCGGCCTGAAGGGCACGCAGTTCGGCCTGCTGTTCCAGATCAGTGTCGGCAGCGAGCCGGCGATGGGAGCCATTGCCGAGGCGCTGATCATGGATCTGTCGGCGCTCGGCCACACGCTGAAGCCCCTGGTCCGCGACGGCTATGTCGAAACCTTCCCCGACAAGGACGATCGCCGCGTCAAGCGCGTACGGCTGACGTCATCAGGACAGGCCAAGCTCGACGAGGCGATCAAGCTATGGAGCGTCGCCCAGCGGCAATTCGAGGCCATGATCGGCGCGGAGCAGGCCGCGAAACTGCGGGCCACGCTCGATGAAGTGGCTGCGTTGAAGCTGGAATTGCCCGCGGCCACTCCTTCCAGCTGA
- a CDS encoding Rid family hydrolase: MKKEVIEVPVMSDKVRALGLPCSTAVRANGFVFISATPPVDMVTGEMVRGDIEVQTEASLKALKHCLEVAGTSLENVVMVRIYAVNSGFYNAINRVYARYFSVNPPARSFVPVASWPMEFDIEIECVAVG, translated from the coding sequence ATGAAAAAAGAAGTCATCGAAGTGCCCGTCATGTCGGACAAGGTGCGGGCGCTCGGCCTGCCCTGTTCGACGGCGGTGAGGGCCAACGGTTTCGTGTTCATCTCGGCGACGCCGCCGGTGGACATGGTGACCGGCGAGATGGTGCGCGGCGACATCGAGGTCCAGACCGAGGCCTCGCTGAAGGCGCTGAAACATTGCCTTGAAGTGGCCGGCACCTCGCTGGAAAACGTCGTGATGGTGCGCATCTATGCCGTCAATTCCGGCTTCTACAACGCGATAAACAGGGTGTATGCCCGGTATTTCAGCGTGAACCCACCGGCAAGGAGTTTCGTGCCGGTGGCGTCATGGCCGATGGAGTTTGATATCGAGATTGAGTGCGTGGCGGTGGGGTGA
- a CDS encoding ArsR/SmtB family transcription factor yields the protein MTLPHPNTDQISLPIVLGVLGDPTRLAIVRYLASKEGVPLNCSRFLDLGSKTNLSYHLAKLREAGVTRAEVVGTNRMITLRRADLDARFPGLLDSVIAAAAGDAALPAVGGHDIEVSA from the coding sequence ATGACCTTGCCACACCCCAATACGGACCAGATCAGCCTGCCCATTGTGCTCGGCGTGCTCGGCGACCCGACGCGGCTTGCGATCGTGCGCTATCTCGCCAGCAAGGAAGGCGTGCCGCTGAACTGCAGCCGCTTCCTCGATCTCGGCTCCAAGACCAATCTGAGCTACCACCTCGCCAAGCTGCGTGAGGCCGGTGTCACCCGCGCCGAAGTGGTCGGTACCAACCGCATGATCACGCTGCGCCGCGCCGATCTCGACGCCCGCTTCCCCGGCCTGCTCGACAGCGTCATCGCCGCGGCCGCGGGCGACGCCGCCCTGCCGGCCGTCGGCGGCCACGACATCGAAGTGTCGGCCTGA